The genomic stretch TCAAAGCACCATTTAAATCGGATTTTGCCAACTCCCGGACTTCTTCAACTCCCTGGAAGTGCCTGCCAGGTTCTATATAATCGGCTAAATACACCACTTTTTCAAGCAGGGTCATATTTTTCCTGCCTGAAGTATGATAGCGAATAGCATCCAAAATCTCTGCATCATCAATTCCTGCTTCGCTTTTCACTAAATAAGCCCCTACAGGCGCGTGCCATAACTCCTCATTATGTTCGAGAAGCCTTGGATCCATTTTCTGCGATGTTATGATATCCCGCATTTCATCTTTTGGACGGAACTTGGCATAGTCATGAAATATCGCAGCAATTTCCGCTTTTTCGACATCTGCACCGAACCTTTCGGCTAAATCGATGGAAGTTTGTACAACCCCCAATGTGTGCACATAACGATGTTCGGTCATCTTGGTTTTCACAAGTGCGAGCATTTCCTTCTTATTCATATAATCGCTGATCCTCCATATACTTTATGACATCATCCGGCACGAGAAAGCGGACGCTTTTACCCTCACGCAAACGGGTTCGGATCATTGTAGAGGAAATATCAACGTCCGGTGTTTCCA from Falsibacillus pallidus encodes the following:
- the yqeK gene encoding bis(5'-nucleosyl)-tetraphosphatase (symmetrical) YqeK, which codes for MNKKEMLALVKTKMTEHRYVHTLGVVQTSIDLAERFGADVEKAEIAAIFHDYAKFRPKDEMRDIITSQKMDPRLLEHNEELWHAPVGAYLVKSEAGIDDAEILDAIRYHTSGRKNMTLLEKVVYLADYIEPGRHFQGVEEVRELAKSDLNGALIQSIKNTITFLMKRNQAVFPDTVDTYNDLINRKAGV